The Lewinellaceae bacterium genome has a segment encoding these proteins:
- a CDS encoding tetratricopeptide repeat protein, translating to MSAKIKILLFTAALIPNLLYAQKVDCFQKGLDSKDPAEQVTFFTKSLEETGPDPVTYYNRGNGKYALFDYAGAISDFTEAIKLDTFYSVAYANRGIAKYDARDHAGAIADLSMAIEIDPQFASAFYHRGLVKSDLGDEQGAIEDFSKTILLDPEFEPAYVSRAYVKVVLADNPGAIADFSKAIEINPSDGTNFYNRGYIKAKSGDYAGAAADFTSAIELGLGMQAVYFNRAIARNALQDLPGAVVDYSAAIELDSNFTDAYTYRGRARFDMEDYAGALADFTEIIAREPAWSTGYFNRAITQAALKDYPEAIADYSKAIELDPEEDDAYINLGLLFFEQNDPVSAIKVTETALENGIHNPELNQNLGYFYLDVGNYDKAVETFESYLQSIPDGETLNVTLGLSIACFLKGDSLTSKIYLVQAIIMEPLLGKGIEGLSVLESQGFTFSQKLKDSLKLMFDQFQKGGDPKVSAEQLTLFTKKLEETGPDAIAYCKLGNEKSDLQDDAGAISDYSKAIELAPNFAMAYYFRGVAKSKMGDNPGAILDYSKAIELEPNFAIAYDVRGNAKSALQDYPGAISDYTKLIELNPSDEMNFYNRGYMKSESGDYTGAVADFTRAIELDPKNADSYYNRGRAKSNLQDHLGAISDFSKVIELDPNFPMAFYDRGVAKYLMQNYPDALLDYSKAIELEPNFALAIFYRGCVKSEMQNYPDALLDFSKAIELDPDFLEAYYNRGGTKSDLQDYAGAILDYSKTIELDPNFAMAYYFRGVAKSTKEDYAGAIMDYSKAIELDPNFPMAFFYRGVAKSIKEDWAGAIMDYLNAIELSPKYASAYQNLAISYASQNDYDAAIETLEKAKKNEIHESSLLDNLGYCYLEKENYDKAIEQFNECIKIGNDIDSIDAILGLSLVYFYKNDKKNAKKYLDQAREMKPILNKGMQGLLELEKEGYSYSEKKKETLKKMFEVFK from the coding sequence ATGAGCGCAAAAATCAAAATCCTTCTTTTTACGGCAGCACTCATTCCCAATCTCCTTTACGCTCAAAAAGTGGATTGTTTCCAGAAAGGGCTGGATTCAAAAGACCCTGCGGAGCAGGTGACCTTTTTTACAAAAAGTCTGGAAGAAACGGGGCCAGATCCGGTCACCTACTATAACCGGGGAAACGGCAAATATGCCCTGTTTGACTATGCCGGCGCCATAAGCGACTTTACTGAAGCCATAAAACTCGATACCTTTTATTCTGTGGCCTATGCCAACAGAGGGATCGCTAAATATGATGCAAGGGATCATGCCGGGGCCATTGCCGATTTATCAATGGCCATTGAAATTGATCCGCAATTTGCTTCAGCTTTTTACCATCGTGGCCTCGTGAAATCCGACCTGGGAGATGAGCAAGGTGCCATAGAGGATTTTTCAAAAACTATTTTGCTGGACCCTGAATTTGAGCCAGCCTATGTCTCACGGGCCTATGTAAAAGTGGTTTTAGCCGACAATCCCGGGGCGATTGCTGATTTTTCAAAAGCTATAGAAATTAATCCGTCTGATGGCACGAATTTTTACAATCGGGGTTATATAAAAGCAAAGTCAGGGGATTATGCCGGTGCCGCTGCTGATTTCACGAGCGCCATTGAGCTCGGTCTTGGGATGCAAGCGGTTTATTTTAATCGGGCTATTGCCAGAAACGCCCTTCAGGATTTACCGGGGGCTGTTGTTGATTATTCAGCTGCCATCGAATTGGATTCCAATTTTACTGATGCTTATACCTACAGGGGAAGAGCCAGGTTTGATATGGAAGATTATGCCGGGGCACTTGCCGATTTTACAGAAATCATAGCCCGCGAACCGGCATGGAGTACGGGATATTTCAATCGGGCCATCACCCAAGCGGCTTTAAAAGACTATCCGGAGGCTATTGCCGATTATTCAAAAGCCATTGAACTCGATCCGGAGGAGGATGATGCTTATATCAATTTAGGATTATTATTTTTTGAACAAAATGATCCGGTCAGCGCCATAAAAGTTACGGAAACGGCTTTGGAAAACGGAATTCACAATCCTGAATTGAACCAAAACTTGGGATACTTTTATCTTGATGTCGGAAATTACGATAAGGCTGTTGAAACCTTTGAATCCTATTTACAATCGATACCCGATGGAGAGACCCTTAATGTCACCCTTGGGCTCTCTATCGCCTGTTTTTTAAAAGGGGACTCATTGACTTCGAAAATTTACCTCGTCCAGGCTATTATCATGGAACCCCTCCTGGGAAAAGGAATAGAAGGCTTGTCAGTACTGGAAAGTCAGGGATTTACCTTTTCTCAAAAGTTAAAAGATTCCCTGAAATTGATGTTTGATCAGTTCCAAAAAGGAGGGGATCCGAAAGTTTCTGCGGAGCAGTTGACCCTTTTTACAAAAAAACTGGAAGAGACCGGTCCTGATGCAATCGCTTATTGTAAACTGGGCAACGAGAAGTCAGATCTTCAGGATGATGCCGGCGCGATTTCTGATTACTCAAAAGCGATTGAACTCGCCCCCAACTTTGCCATGGCTTATTACTTCCGGGGTGTTGCCAAATCAAAGATGGGGGATAATCCGGGCGCCATATTGGATTATTCAAAAGCCATCGAACTCGAACCCAACTTTGCCATAGCTTATGACGTCAGGGGCAACGCGAAATCAGCGTTACAGGATTATCCGGGAGCCATATCGGATTATACTAAATTGATTGAATTAAATCCGTCCGATGAGATGAATTTTTACAATCGGGGCTATATGAAATCAGAATCGGGTGATTATACCGGTGCGGTGGCTGATTTTACGAGGGCCATTGAACTCGACCCAAAAAATGCTGATTCTTATTACAACCGGGGCAGGGCTAAATCAAATCTACAGGATCATTTAGGTGCTATTTCGGATTTTTCAAAAGTCATCGAACTCGACCCCAACTTTCCAATGGCTTTTTACGACAGGGGTGTTGCTAAATATTTGATGCAGAATTATCCAGATGCACTATTGGATTATTCAAAAGCCATCGAACTCGAACCCAACTTTGCACTGGCCATTTTCTACCGGGGTTGTGTTAAAAGTGAGATGCAAAATTATCCAGATGCACTATTGGATTTTTCAAAAGCCATCGAACTTGATCCGGATTTTTTAGAGGCTTATTACAACCGTGGTGGGACAAAATCTGACCTACAGGATTATGCGGGTGCCATATTGGATTACTCAAAAACCATTGAACTTGACCCCAACTTTGCCATGGCTTATTACTTCCGGGGTGTTGCTAAATCTACCAAGGAAGATTACGCAGGCGCCATTATGGATTATTCAAAAGCCATTGAACTTGACCCCAACTTTCCAATGGCTTTTTTCTACCGTGGTGTTGCTAAATCTATTAAGGAAGATTGGGCAGGCGCCATAATGGATTACTTAAATGCCATTGAACTGTCTCCAAAATATGCTTCGGCCTACCAAAACCTGGCAATTTCATATGCCAGCCAAAACGACTATGATGCTGCTATCGAAACCCTTGAAAAAGCTAAGAAAAATGAGATCCATGAATCAAGTTTGCTTGACAATTTGGGGTATTGTTATTTGGAAAAGGAAAATTACGATAAAGCTATTGAGCAATTCAATGAGTGTATAAAAATTGGAAACGATATAGATTCTATAGACGCAATTCTTGGCCTTTCTTTGGTATACTTTTACAAAAATGATAAAAAAAATGCTAAAAAATATCTTGATCAGGCCAGAGAGATGAAACCGATATTGAACAAAGGAATGCAAGGGTTATTGGAGCTGGAGAAAGAAGGCTATTCTTATTCGGAAAAGAAAAAAGAAACTTTGAAAAAGATGTTTGAAGTATTTAAATAG
- a CDS encoding SGNH/GDSL hydrolase family protein, whose amino-acid sequence MRTGFLAFFLFVSLLIFGCAIQNQTVVKQDRIFLPTDKNIRFVGRIDFRDPLWPRFYQPGIYFEAIFKGKDCRIIVRDQQLWGQNQNYLQVVVDGESRRIQTTGAIDTIEVASGLPEGRHTLLVCKDTEANIGWLELGGIICNKLLSLPPPPRHKIEFIGNSITCGASADLSGIPCGGGKWHDQHNAYLSYGPVTARALKADWHLSSVSGIGLIHSCCNLDVLMPQVYDNIDMRGDSLAWNFKNYQPDVVTICLGQNDGIQDADTFCNAYVAFIEKLRFYYPTAQIICLNSPMADESLKADMKKNLSRVVKTMHDKGDLKVDHFFFSGQFNSGCDYHPDIKEHAQIAEALSSLLKAKMNW is encoded by the coding sequence ATGAGAACCGGATTCCTTGCCTTTTTTTTGTTCGTCTCCTTGCTGATTTTTGGATGTGCCATTCAAAACCAGACGGTGGTAAAACAGGACAGGATTTTCCTTCCCACCGACAAAAATATACGGTTTGTTGGCAGAATTGATTTTCGTGATCCGCTGTGGCCGAGGTTTTATCAGCCCGGCATTTATTTTGAAGCCATCTTTAAAGGAAAAGACTGCCGGATCATCGTCCGCGATCAGCAGCTTTGGGGTCAAAATCAAAATTACCTTCAGGTGGTTGTCGATGGAGAAAGCAGAAGAATTCAGACCACAGGAGCTATAGACACGATTGAAGTGGCCAGTGGCTTGCCTGAAGGGCGACATACGTTATTGGTTTGTAAAGATACCGAAGCCAACATCGGCTGGCTGGAATTAGGCGGGATCATTTGCAATAAACTACTTTCCCTACCTCCGCCACCCCGGCATAAGATCGAATTCATTGGAAATTCCATCACTTGCGGGGCCAGTGCCGATCTTTCAGGCATTCCTTGTGGCGGTGGAAAATGGCATGATCAACACAATGCTTATCTAAGCTACGGACCTGTAACAGCCAGGGCTTTAAAAGCAGATTGGCACCTCAGCTCCGTATCTGGTATTGGGCTGATTCACAGCTGTTGCAATTTGGATGTATTGATGCCCCAGGTTTATGACAATATCGATATGCGCGGGGATAGTCTTGCCTGGAATTTTAAAAATTATCAACCCGATGTGGTAACCATTTGCCTCGGACAGAATGATGGTATTCAGGATGCTGATACTTTTTGTAATGCTTATGTCGCCTTCATAGAGAAACTTCGGTTCTACTACCCTACTGCTCAGATCATTTGTCTGAACAGTCCAATGGCGGATGAAAGTCTAAAAGCGGACATGAAAAAAAACTTGTCACGTGTAGTCAAAACAATGCACGACAAAGGCGATCTTAAAGTGGATCATTTCTTTTTTTCAGGGCAATTCAACAGCGGGTGTGACTACCATCCGGACATTAAAGAACATGCACAGATCGCTGAAGCCTTATCTTCACTTCTAAAAGCCAAAATGAATTGGTAA
- a CDS encoding glycoside hydrolase family 27 protein, with amino-acid sequence MKKSLFILVITFLSTSSYSQKFEGLAQTPPMGWNSWNTFAIDINEQLVRDIADAFVNLGLKESGYEYIVLDDGWMSHERDASGNLVADPAKFPSGMKNLADYVHGKGLKFGLYNCAGTKTCAGFPGSRGHEYQDALLYASWGIDFLKYDWCNTGKLNAEEAYTTMRDALYAAGRPVVFSICEWGTDEPWKWAKDIGHLWRVSGDITPCWDCEYGYGGWSSLGVWRIINLRKGIRSASGPGHWNDFDMMEVGNGMTSGEDRVHFGMWAMLASPLIMGNDLRSASKQTLDILTNKEVIAVNQDPLGVQGFRLMNDGDLDIWLKPLADGAWAMCFVNMKEAPLDINFDWNRDQIGDSFVGRSLDIGQHTYSIRDLFNKKDIGTTAQNLKAVIPGHDCLMVRLTKQ; translated from the coding sequence ATGAAAAAAAGTTTATTTATACTTGTAATTACCTTTTTATCAACCTCCTCATACAGTCAAAAATTTGAAGGATTGGCCCAGACACCACCCATGGGCTGGAACAGCTGGAATACTTTTGCCATCGATATTAATGAGCAACTTGTCCGGGATATCGCAGATGCTTTTGTCAACCTTGGATTAAAAGAATCTGGTTATGAATACATTGTGCTCGATGACGGGTGGATGTCGCATGAGCGGGATGCTTCCGGAAACCTGGTGGCCGACCCTGCAAAATTCCCTTCCGGCATGAAAAACCTGGCCGATTACGTGCATGGCAAAGGGTTGAAATTCGGTTTGTACAATTGTGCAGGAACCAAGACTTGTGCCGGATTTCCGGGAAGTCGTGGGCACGAATACCAGGATGCGCTGTTGTATGCAAGCTGGGGGATAGATTTTTTGAAATACGATTGGTGCAATACGGGAAAACTGAATGCAGAGGAAGCTTATACTACCATGAGAGATGCCTTGTATGCAGCCGGCCGGCCAGTGGTTTTCAGTATTTGCGAATGGGGTACCGATGAGCCCTGGAAATGGGCGAAAGACATTGGGCATTTATGGCGGGTTTCCGGGGATATCACTCCCTGCTGGGATTGTGAATATGGCTATGGCGGCTGGTCCTCTCTAGGGGTGTGGAGGATCATTAATTTGAGAAAAGGTATCCGTTCGGCCTCAGGCCCTGGTCACTGGAACGATTTTGATATGATGGAAGTGGGAAATGGCATGACCAGCGGTGAAGACCGGGTACATTTTGGAATGTGGGCGATGCTGGCCTCTCCTTTAATTATGGGAAATGATCTTCGTTCCGCTTCAAAGCAAACCCTTGATATCCTGACCAATAAAGAAGTGATCGCGGTCAACCAGGATCCATTGGGGGTGCAGGGATTTCGACTGATGAATGATGGCGACCTGGATATATGGCTCAAACCTTTGGCCGATGGTGCCTGGGCCATGTGTTTTGTCAACATGAAGGAAGCGCCGCTTGACATCAATTTTGACTGGAACAGGGATCAGATCGGCGACAGTTTTGTTGGCAGGAGTCTTGATATCGGCCAGCACACCTACTCCATCAGGGATCTTTTTAATAAAAAGGATATAGGCACCACGGCTCAAAACCTTAAGGCGGTTATTCCCGGGCATGATTGCCTGATGGTTCGACTCACTAAACAATAA
- a CDS encoding CYTH domain-containing protein: MALEIERKFLVNGDFKRHASNSFEIVQGYLNSTPERSVRIRIKGDKGFLTIKGMGNESGVSRYEWETEIKKEDALDLLKLCEPGAIHKIRYLIPSGEHEFEVDEFFDENAGLIIAEIELSHEDEGFERPDWLGREITGLPQYYNAVLMKNPYSKWKKQ; this comes from the coding sequence ATGGCACTGGAAATAGAACGCAAATTTCTCGTCAACGGAGATTTTAAAAGGCATGCAAGTAATTCCTTTGAAATAGTGCAGGGATATTTAAATTCAACCCCTGAAAGATCTGTTCGGATCAGGATAAAAGGGGATAAAGGCTTTCTTACCATTAAAGGGATGGGCAATGAATCCGGGGTGTCGAGATACGAGTGGGAAACCGAGATAAAAAAAGAGGATGCTTTGGATTTATTGAAACTTTGTGAACCGGGCGCCATCCATAAAATCAGGTATTTAATCCCGTCGGGGGAACATGAATTCGAAGTGGATGAATTTTTTGACGAAAATGCAGGATTGATTATTGCAGAAATTGAATTGAGTCATGAAGATGAAGGATTTGAAAGGCCTGATTGGCTGGGGCGGGAAATTACCGGATTACCACAGTATTATAATGCAGTTCTGATGAAAAATCCTTATTCAAAGTGGAAAAAACAATAG
- a CDS encoding DUF5060 domain-containing protein — protein sequence MKKTIFLWTLAITNLFMHKLLANNGSTLGPVINSVEVLTPTVELFGKFEAKIDLSASYSNPYNYNQIEVSATFTSPAGATKTVDGFFMQDYNLNETNGNLSINGTGIFRIRFSPTETGTWSFIVSVVDGTGSSFSELINFGCLDIANPLNHGFIRKSSTNYLQFDDGNQYIAIGENMAWQNNNAYLNYKSWLEMLIENGGNFFRLWHAHWGLGIEWSPGNGFQGLLNYKQTNCYYQDWMFDYCAENGVYIMLALQHHGPVSTQVNPNWNESPYNAANGGPCQSTLDFFTNEEARNITKNRYRYIIARWGYSRSILCWELFNEVHWTDNFQVNKADVANWHFEMADYLKDIDPNLHLVTTSYGDDLTDEEVWAYPSIDLTQTHTYSNVANIERTLANENGLYLNEFNKPTLNGEFGLGGTASLANQDPDGIHIHNALWGSLFGGGFGTAMTWWWDNYIHPQDLYHHFFGVSQLVNDIPFVEENLSPADAYVLGAPDDLTLTPSLGWGGIGTSEITITEAGLVLPQGAVLGQFLYGSQWNTQFRSPPIFLVHYPASADFTVTTGSETGTGPKITIKLDGITLIDQNALTGTTYTITVPAGNHTIQVDNSGTDWILISSYRFEGLGSQIDAHVLVSASKEMATGWALNNRYNHQYISAFGEPDPTPPSTIMVDNMQNGTYALRWYDPETGTLEGNDVALANNGILSIPLGSFLWDKVFIVDNPLVATEDIRADIAIEVYPNPVRPGGTVQFRIKDVNAMTDRIALLDPTGREVLSMTPENDQIIIPAGLPDGPYWVKFESRNGTSLTPIVVVE from the coding sequence ATGAAAAAAACTATTTTTTTATGGACCCTGGCCATAACAAACTTATTTATGCATAAACTATTGGCAAATAATGGATCCACCCTGGGACCTGTTATTAACTCGGTGGAGGTATTGACCCCGACTGTTGAACTTTTTGGGAAATTTGAAGCAAAAATTGATCTTAGCGCCAGTTATTCGAATCCTTATAATTACAACCAAATTGAAGTATCTGCCACGTTTACCTCTCCTGCCGGCGCCACTAAAACGGTGGACGGTTTTTTTATGCAGGATTATAACTTAAATGAGACCAACGGCAATTTATCGATCAACGGAACGGGCATTTTTCGGATAAGGTTTTCTCCAACGGAAACAGGAACCTGGAGTTTTATCGTTTCCGTGGTGGACGGAACGGGAAGCAGCTTTTCCGAACTGATCAACTTTGGATGCCTGGACATTGCAAACCCACTAAACCACGGTTTTATACGCAAAAGTTCCACGAATTATCTCCAGTTCGATGACGGCAATCAATATATTGCCATTGGAGAAAATATGGCCTGGCAAAATAATAATGCATATTTAAATTACAAATCCTGGCTGGAAATGCTGATTGAAAATGGAGGTAATTTCTTCCGCCTCTGGCATGCGCACTGGGGGCTGGGCATTGAATGGAGCCCGGGAAATGGTTTTCAGGGCTTGCTAAACTACAAGCAAACAAATTGTTATTACCAGGACTGGATGTTTGACTATTGTGCTGAAAACGGAGTTTATATCATGCTTGCCCTTCAGCATCATGGGCCGGTTTCCACCCAGGTCAACCCGAATTGGAACGAAAGCCCCTATAATGCAGCAAACGGAGGTCCTTGCCAAAGTACCCTGGATTTTTTCACCAATGAAGAAGCTCGTAATATCACTAAAAACCGTTATCGGTATATTATTGCAAGGTGGGGATATTCAAGGAGCATTCTCTGCTGGGAATTGTTCAACGAGGTACATTGGACGGATAATTTTCAAGTCAATAAAGCAGATGTTGCCAATTGGCATTTTGAGATGGCCGATTACCTGAAAGACATCGACCCCAATCTGCATTTGGTCACTACCAGTTATGGAGACGACCTTACGGATGAAGAGGTTTGGGCCTACCCCAGTATTGATCTTACGCAGACACACACCTATAGTAATGTTGCAAACATAGAACGGACCCTGGCCAATGAAAACGGGTTGTATCTTAATGAGTTTAACAAGCCAACCCTGAATGGTGAATTTGGTTTGGGTGGAACCGCCAGCCTGGCCAACCAGGATCCCGATGGGATTCATATCCATAATGCCCTGTGGGGAAGTCTCTTTGGCGGTGGTTTCGGTACTGCCATGACCTGGTGGTGGGACAATTACATTCATCCCCAGGATCTGTACCACCATTTTTTTGGCGTTTCCCAATTGGTAAACGACATCCCTTTTGTGGAAGAAAACCTATCGCCTGCTGACGCCTATGTATTGGGAGCCCCTGACGACCTTACCCTCACACCCTCCCTTGGCTGGGGGGGCATTGGCACCAGCGAGATCACCATCACCGAAGCAGGACTGGTTCTGCCACAAGGTGCTGTACTGGGGCAGTTCCTTTACGGTTCTCAATGGAATACCCAATTCAGAAGTCCTCCCATTTTCCTGGTTCATTATCCCGCCTCCGCAGATTTTACCGTGACCACGGGTTCAGAAACAGGGACAGGCCCGAAAATAACTATAAAACTGGATGGGATTACATTAATTGATCAAAATGCATTGACGGGGACAACTTATACCATTACCGTTCCGGCCGGAAACCATACCATACAGGTAGATAATTCTGGTACAGACTGGATATTGATCTCCTCCTATCGTTTCGAGGGATTGGGATCACAAATCGATGCTCATGTACTAGTGTCAGCTTCCAAGGAAATGGCGACCGGCTGGGCACTGAATAATCGTTATAATCACCAATATATTTCCGCTTTTGGTGAGCCGGATCCAACGCCTCCGTCAACAATAATGGTTGATAATATGCAAAATGGAACTTATGCGCTTCGTTGGTACGACCCAGAAACAGGAACCTTGGAGGGCAATGATGTGGCCCTGGCAAACAACGGCATACTGAGTATCCCCCTCGGGAGTTTTCTTTGGGATAAGGTGTTTATTGTGGACAATCCGTTGGTGGCTACCGAAGATATAAGAGCGGATATTGCCATCGAAGTCTATCCTAATCCGGTCAGACCGGGCGGAACAGTACAATTCAGGATTAAAGATGTAAACGCCATGACAGACCGGATTGCCCTTCTTGATCCCACGGGTCGGGAGGTGCTGAGCATGACACCGGAAAACGATCAGATAATCATTCCTGCCGGATTGCCCGACGGTCCTTATTGGGTGAAATTTGAAAGCCGGAACGGAACTTCTCTTACACCGATAGTGGTGGTGGAATAA